One stretch of Lysobacter sp. TY2-98 DNA includes these proteins:
- a CDS encoding GNAT family N-acetyltransferase, giving the protein MTVTITEATTDAEILATRDVMRQLRPSVAEADYVTTVRRMMDAGYRQVALVEDGDVRAVAGFRIFEMLYTGGPILYVDDLSTDGRVRSRGHGRALLDWLKAEARRSGCTQLHLDSGVQRESAHRFYFREGLGVNCFHFRVML; this is encoded by the coding sequence ATGACCGTGACGATCACCGAAGCCACAACCGATGCCGAGATTCTCGCGACGCGCGACGTCATGCGGCAGCTGCGCCCGAGCGTCGCCGAAGCCGATTACGTGACCACCGTGCGCCGCATGATGGATGCCGGATATCGTCAGGTCGCACTGGTCGAAGACGGCGACGTCCGTGCGGTGGCCGGCTTCCGCATCTTCGAAATGCTCTACACCGGCGGGCCGATTCTCTACGTCGATGACCTCAGCACCGACGGACGCGTCCGCTCGCGAGGCCACGGCCGGGCATTGCTGGACTGGCTGAAGGCGGAAGCACGGCGCAGTGGTTGCACGCAGCTGCATCTCGATTCCGGTGTGCAGCGCGAAAGCGCGCACCGGTTCTACTTCCGCGAAGGGCTAGGCGTGAACTGCTTCCACTTTCGCGTAATGCTGTGA